A genome region from Penicillium psychrofluorescens genome assembly, chromosome: 3 includes the following:
- a CDS encoding uncharacterized protein (ID:PFLUO_005570-T1.cds;~source:funannotate), which translates to MAPLFPAFQQVRGAKGNAQKGKGKNKGKDKAVKPDRRGPREFRQKNLKDMDQFALCDAMRYLRAAEVGREPTNLKYEVHIRLRTRKDGPVIRNMIRFPHAVQTESRICVICPPGSKHAKDALAAGAVMVGEDEVFNAVKEGKIEFDRCLAHPDSVAAMNKAGMGRILGPRGLMPSAKQGTVVDDVASRVEMLRGGTVYRERDAVIRLPIGQLAFSPDQLRDNLRTTVEQVKKDASGLNDRINKEIHEVVLSSTHGPGFSLNGDFQSETSPEPALLTGL; encoded by the exons ATGGCGCCTCTTTTCCCGGCCTTCCAGCAGGTCCGAGGCGCCAAGGGGAATGCACagaagggcaagggcaaaaACAAGGGGAAGGACAAGGCCGTTAAACCGGACCGGAGAGGGCCGAGGGAGTTCAGACAGAAGAACCTGAAGGATATGGATCAGTTTGCTTTGTGTGATGCGATGCG ATACCTTCGGGCCGCCGAAGTTGGCCGGGAACCCACCAATTTGAAATACGAAGTTCACATCCGGCTACGAACGAGGAAAGACGGCCCCGTCATCCGCAACATGATCCGATTTCCGCACGCCGTCCAGACCGAGTCCCGGATCTGCGTTATTTGTCCCCCCGGATCCAAGCACGCCAAGgacgccctcgccgcgggTGCGGTGATggtcggtgaagatgaagtgTTCAATGCCgtcaaggagggcaagatcgaGTTCGACCGCTGTCTCGCTCACCCAGACAGCGTGGCTGCGATGAACAAGGCCGGCATGGGCCGCATCCTGGGTCCGCGTGGCCTGATGCCGAGCGCGAAGCAGGGCACGGTGGTGGACGATGTGGCCTCGCGCGTGGAGATGCTCCGCGGCGGTACGGTCTACCGGGAGCGTGATGCGGTGATTCGTCTCCCCATTGGGCAATTAGCCTTCTCGCCGGATCAATTGCGGGATAACCTGCGCACGACCGTTGAACAGGTCAAGAAGGACGCCTCGGGGCTCAACGATCGCATCAACAAGGAGATCCACGAGGTGGTGCTGAGCTCGACTCACGGCCCTGGCTTCAGTCTTAATGGAGACTTCCAGTCCGAGACTTCCCCGGAACCCGCTCTCTTGACCGGCTTGTAA
- a CDS encoding uncharacterized protein (ID:PFLUO_005571-T1.cds;~source:funannotate), which produces MNPFNFGDSDESASDFDEDPSGLPFPQPLSRASFLAADFDPAAFLSSLTNRHQSLEDLRQELRGLEQQLNKELLDLVNQNYQDFLSLGGALRGGEEKTEGVKVGVLAFQRDVQSIRDKVEARRQEVEALLNEKRRLRTQADTGKDLLDYADRVEELEHRLMIGNKDKSSPEDADESDSESDVYASDSGDSDDEEVVDGTSTVSLKRLERHIQKFVYLKSLAERVGAEHPFLVAQQSRVSKVQSTLLLDLKTALEQASHAGQKRDSRTMMILRLYDLMGEDVSAVAALKNLKV; this is translated from the exons ATGAACCCGTTTAAT TTCGGCGACTCGGACGAGTCCGCCTCCGATTTCGACGAAGACCCCTCCGGCCTGCCCTTCCCGCAACCACTCTCGCGCGCCTCATTCCTCGCCGCAGACTTCGACCCAGCAGCTTTCCTATCATCCCTCACAAATCGACACCAAAGCCTCGAGGATCTGCGCCAGGAGCTGCGCGGCCTAGAGCAGCAGCTGAAcaaggagctgctggacCTGGTCAACCAGAACTACCAGGATTTCCTCTCACTAGGTGGAGCGCTGCgaggcggcgaggagaagaccgAGGGGGTGAAAGTGGGCGTGTTGGCTTTTCAGCGTGATGTGCAGAGCATCCGGGACAAGGTCGAAGCGCGGCGGCAGGAGGTGGAGGCGCTCTTGAATGAGAAGAGGAGGCTACGGACACAGGCGGATACTGGGAAGGATTTGTTGGATTATGCGGATCGCGTGGAGGAGCTAGAGCATCGCTTGATGATTGGGAACAAGGACAAGTCCTCACCGGAAGATGCGGACGAGTCGGACTCGGAGTCAGATGTTTATGCCAGTGACAGCGGGGAtagcgacgacgaggaggtgGTCGATGGAACGTCTACCGTATCTCTGAAGCGACTCGAGCGGCACATCCAGAAATTTGTCTATCTCAAGTCGCTGGCCGAGCGAGTGGGTGCGGAGCATCCGTTCTTGGTTGCGCAGCAGTCGCGCGTTTCAAAAGTCCAATCGACGCTGTTGTTGGATCTGAAAACGGCGCTCGAACAGGCCAGCCATGCGGGCCAGAAACGCGATAGCCGGACCATGATGATTTTGCGTCTCTACGACCTCATGGGCGAGGACGTCAGTGCTGTCGCTGCGCTGAAAAACCTCAAGGTATAG
- a CDS encoding uncharacterized protein (ID:PFLUO_005572-T1.cds;~source:funannotate), translating to MAVPSSKPADLAALENAAQEGREDLVCTLLEQGNYTDSKSGKYGRALQIASSKGHASIVRLLLNKGVDIQTEGGMALLAASQAHFENETVAQTLLAKGVDPDTKGGKCGNALQAAAHRGHSKIVRLLLEYGADVNIEGGCYQTALWAASFLGREPVVQLLLEMGANVNANGRHGSALYIASLENRTNVVNMLLEHGASVTEPGKSYSAALYTASYNGHEKVVKMLLARGADVNGKGGDYGNALQAASFRGREEIVRMLIDQGADVNAEGGKFSDALQAALSQNHRNVVDLLREHKES from the exons ATGGCGGTTCCATCTTCTA AGCCAGCCGACTTAGCCGCGCTCGAAAACGCGGCGCAAGAAGGTCGTGAGGATCTGGTGTGCACGTTGCTTGAGCAAGGGAATTACACCGACTCCAAAAGTGGCAAATACGGACGCGCACTTCAAATTGCATCATCAAAGGGACATGCAAGTATTGTTCGGCTCCTGTTAAACAAGGGGGTTGACATCCAAACCGAAGGGGGCATGGCACTCCTCGCGGCTTCCCAAGCCCACTTTGAAAATGAGACAGTCGCACAAACTCTGCTAGCCAAGGGCGTTGATCCCGATACCAAAGGCGGGAAATGCGGCAACGCACTCCAGGCTGCAGCGCACAGAGGTCATTCAAAGATAGTCCGACTTCTCCTAGAGTATGGTGCAGATGTGAATATAGAGGGGGGTTGTTATCAGACTGCTCTGTGGGCAGCCTCCTTCCTTGGCCGTGAACCGGTTGTGCAGTTGCTATTAGAAATGGGTGCCAATGTCAATGCCAACGGAAGACATGGAAGCGCACTTTATATTGCATCGTTGGAAAACCGGACTAATGTGGTAAACATGCTACTGGAACACGGCGCTAGTGTCACGGAGCCAGGCAAAAGTTACAGCGCTGCACTTTACACGGCATCTTACAACGGCCATGAGAAAGTGGTGAAGATGCTCCTCGCTCGAGGCGCAGATGTAAATGGGAAGGGCGGAGACTATGGCAATGCACTCCAAGCCGCATCGTTCCGCGGTCGTGAGGAGATAGTTCGGATGCTAATTGACCAGGGGGCCGACGTCAATGCCGAAGGTGGAAAATTTAGTGATGCACTCCAGGCAGCTTTATCGCAAAACCATCGCAATGTGGTCGACCTTCTACGCGAGCATAAAGAATCTTAG